The proteins below come from a single Azospirillum thiophilum genomic window:
- a CDS encoding extracellular solute-binding protein yields MTGRMRWLGSGAAAAMAGLLLLATPAWAQETGSHALALHGKPKYGPDFQHLDYVNPDAPKGGEVKLMAFGGYDNLNPYILRGQAAAGSGLVFETLTTSNGDEAITEYGLLAETIQVAPDRTWVAFTLRPQARFHDGQPVTVDDVIWSFDTLREKGHPLYRTYYADVTKAEKTGEHTVKFSFRDGNNPELPVIMGQLPVLPKHAFASRDFATTTLEPLIGSGPYKVVDMQPGRAITYERVKDWWGKDLPINRGRYNFDRIRYDYYRDLDVAFEAFKAGAYDFRLENSSKNWTTGYNVPAVQNGQIVREELKHEDPQGMQAFVFNIRRPIFQDRRVREALNNLFDYEWTRANLSYGLYQRTKSYFANTELASTGLPSPAELKLLEPFRGQIPDEVFTKPYEPPKTDASGNIRQNLRTALGLLKEAGWDLKNGKLVNGQGQPFRFEILLVQADMERIVQPFVRNLERAGIEAQIRVVDSAQYQNRTDNFDYDMIIERFPQSLSPGNEQRDYWETSRADLAGSRNSIGIKNPVVDKLVETLIAAPDREALIAATRALDRVLLWNWYVIPHWHDTVYRVAYWNRFSHPAVAPKYGLGFSDTWWVDADKNAKLATSARRTGP; encoded by the coding sequence ATGACAGGGCGGATGCGGTGGTTGGGCAGCGGCGCGGCGGCGGCGATGGCGGGGCTTCTGCTGCTGGCGACGCCGGCCTGGGCGCAGGAAACGGGCAGCCACGCCCTGGCCCTGCACGGCAAGCCGAAATACGGGCCGGACTTCCAGCATCTCGATTATGTCAATCCCGACGCGCCGAAGGGCGGCGAGGTCAAGCTGATGGCTTTCGGCGGCTACGACAACCTCAACCCCTACATCCTGCGCGGACAGGCCGCCGCCGGCTCCGGACTGGTGTTCGAGACGCTGACCACCAGCAACGGCGACGAGGCGATCACCGAATACGGCCTGCTGGCCGAGACCATCCAGGTCGCCCCCGACCGGACCTGGGTCGCCTTCACCCTGCGGCCCCAGGCGCGCTTCCACGACGGCCAGCCGGTCACCGTGGACGACGTGATCTGGAGCTTCGACACGCTGCGGGAAAAGGGCCACCCGCTCTACCGCACCTACTACGCCGACGTGACCAAGGCGGAGAAGACCGGCGAGCATACGGTGAAATTCTCGTTCCGGGACGGCAACAATCCCGAGCTTCCAGTTATCATGGGCCAGTTGCCGGTGCTGCCCAAGCATGCCTTCGCCAGCCGCGATTTCGCCACCACCACGCTGGAACCGCTGATCGGCAGCGGCCCCTACAAGGTGGTCGACATGCAGCCCGGCCGCGCCATCACCTATGAGCGGGTGAAGGACTGGTGGGGCAAGGATCTGCCGATCAACCGCGGCCGCTACAATTTCGACCGCATCCGCTACGACTATTACCGCGACCTCGACGTCGCCTTCGAGGCGTTCAAGGCCGGCGCCTATGATTTCCGGCTGGAGAACTCGTCGAAGAACTGGACCACCGGCTACAATGTCCCGGCGGTGCAGAACGGCCAGATCGTCCGCGAAGAGCTGAAGCACGAGGATCCGCAGGGGATGCAGGCCTTCGTCTTCAACATCCGCCGCCCGATCTTCCAGGACCGCCGCGTCCGCGAGGCGCTGAACAACCTGTTCGACTATGAATGGACGCGCGCCAACCTGTCCTACGGCCTCTACCAGCGCACCAAGAGCTATTTCGCCAACACCGAGCTGGCGTCCACCGGCCTGCCTTCGCCGGCGGAGCTGAAGCTGCTGGAACCCTTCCGCGGCCAGATCCCGGACGAAGTGTTCACCAAGCCTTACGAGCCGCCGAAGACCGATGCCAGCGGCAACATCCGCCAGAACCTGCGCACCGCGCTGGGCCTGCTGAAGGAGGCTGGCTGGGACCTGAAGAACGGCAAGCTGGTCAACGGACAGGGCCAGCCCTTCCGTTTCGAGATCCTGCTGGTCCAGGCCGACATGGAACGCATCGTCCAGCCCTTCGTCCGCAACCTGGAGCGTGCCGGGATCGAGGCGCAGATCCGCGTGGTCGACAGCGCACAGTACCAGAACCGCACAGATAATTTCGATTACGATATGATCATCGAGCGGTTCCCGCAGTCATTGTCGCCGGGCAACGAGCAACGGGACTACTGGGAAACCTCGCGCGCCGACTTGGCCGGCAGCCGCAACAGCATCGGCATCAAGAACCCGGTGGTCGACAAGCTGGTGGAGACGCTGATCGCCGCCCCCGACCGCGAGGCGCTGATCGCCGCCACCCGCGCGCTCGACCGGGTGCTGCTGTGGAACTGGTACGTCATCCCGCACTGGCACGACACGGTGTACCGCGTCGCCTATTGGAACCGTTTCTCCCATCCCGCGGTTGCCCCCAAATACGGTCTGGGCTTCTCGGATACATGGTGGGTCGATGCGGACAAGAACGCGAAGCTCGCCACCAGCGCGCGGCGCACCGGCCCCTGA
- a CDS encoding ABC transporter ATP-binding protein, whose protein sequence is MTLMPPNPDLLSVRGLRVDFRSGGGATQAVKGVSFDIQKGETVALVGESGSGKSVTALSILQLLPYPMAHHPAGSIRFRDTELLGADEKTLRQVRGNRIAMIFQEPMTSLNPLHSIERQINETLVLHKRLSGGAARSRTLELLRLVGLPDPERRLTAYPHELSGGQRQRVMIAMALANEPDLLIADEPTTALDVTIQAQILALLKDLQSRFGMALLLITHDLGVVRKMADRVCVMNQGEIVEQAKVDDLFIRPRHAYTQKLLSAEPRGNPLSPPEDAAEVMAADRLKVHFPIKKGLLRRTVGHVKAVDGVDVAVRRGHTVGVVGESGSGKTTLGLALLRLHASEGAIRFDGTDIQGWVPKRLRPLRREMQIVFQDPYGSLSPRLSVGQIIGEGLGIHGIGDRADREAMVSRALEEVGLPPDSRNRYPHEFSGGQRQRIAIARALVLKPKFVVLDEPTSALDMSVQAQIVDLLRDIQARHNLAYLFISHDLRVVRALSSHVMVMKDGKVVEQGPTQRIFEAPQQDYTRALLAAALNLEAVESPAVRT, encoded by the coding sequence ATGACCCTGATGCCCCCCAACCCCGACCTCCTTTCCGTCCGGGGCCTGCGCGTCGATTTCCGCTCGGGCGGCGGCGCGACACAGGCCGTCAAGGGCGTGTCCTTCGACATCCAGAAGGGCGAGACGGTGGCGCTCGTCGGCGAATCGGGATCGGGCAAGTCGGTCACGGCGCTGTCGATCCTGCAGCTGCTGCCCTACCCGATGGCGCACCACCCCGCCGGCTCGATCCGCTTCCGCGACACCGAGCTGCTGGGCGCCGACGAGAAGACGCTGCGGCAGGTGCGCGGCAACCGCATCGCCATGATCTTCCAGGAGCCGATGACCTCGCTGAACCCGCTCCACAGCATCGAGCGGCAGATCAACGAGACGCTGGTCCTGCACAAGCGCCTGTCGGGCGGCGCCGCCCGCTCCCGCACGCTGGAGTTGCTGCGGCTCGTCGGCCTGCCCGATCCGGAAAGGCGGCTGACTGCCTACCCGCACGAACTGTCGGGCGGCCAGCGCCAGCGCGTGATGATCGCCATGGCGCTCGCCAACGAGCCCGACCTGCTGATCGCCGACGAGCCGACCACCGCGCTCGACGTCACCATCCAGGCCCAGATCCTGGCCTTGCTGAAGGATCTGCAGAGCCGCTTCGGCATGGCGCTGCTGCTGATCACCCATGACCTGGGCGTGGTGCGCAAGATGGCGGACCGCGTCTGCGTGATGAACCAGGGCGAGATCGTCGAGCAGGCCAAGGTCGACGACCTGTTCATCCGGCCCCGGCACGCCTACACGCAGAAGCTGCTGTCGGCCGAGCCGCGCGGCAACCCGCTGTCGCCGCCCGAGGACGCGGCGGAGGTGATGGCGGCGGACCGGCTGAAGGTCCATTTCCCGATCAAGAAGGGGCTGCTGCGCCGCACCGTCGGCCATGTCAAGGCGGTGGACGGCGTCGACGTCGCGGTCCGCCGCGGCCACACCGTCGGCGTGGTCGGCGAATCGGGGTCGGGCAAGACGACGCTCGGCCTTGCGCTGCTGCGCCTGCATGCCAGCGAGGGCGCCATCCGCTTCGACGGCACCGACATCCAGGGCTGGGTTCCCAAGCGCCTGCGCCCGCTGCGGCGCGAGATGCAGATCGTCTTCCAGGATCCCTACGGCAGCCTGTCGCCCCGCCTGTCGGTCGGCCAGATCATCGGCGAGGGGCTGGGCATCCACGGCATCGGCGACCGTGCCGACCGCGAAGCGATGGTGTCCCGCGCGCTGGAGGAGGTCGGGCTGCCGCCCGACTCGCGCAACCGCTACCCGCACGAATTCTCCGGCGGCCAGCGCCAGCGCATCGCCATCGCCCGCGCCCTGGTGCTGAAACCGAAATTCGTCGTGCTGGACGAGCCGACCTCGGCGCTCGACATGTCGGTGCAGGCGCAGATCGTCGATCTGCTGCGCGACATCCAGGCCCGCCACAACCTCGCCTACCTGTTCATCAGCCACGACCTGCGGGTGGTGCGGGCATTGTCCAGCCACGTCATGGTGATGAAGGACGGCAAGGTGGTCGAACAGGGACCGACCCAGCGCATCTTCGAGGCGCCGCAGCAGGACTACACCCGCGCCCTGCTCGCCGCCGCCCTGAACCTGGAGGCGGTGGAGTCGCCGGCGGTGCGGACCTGA
- a CDS encoding phasin family protein yields the protein MTAQPTPANVLTLFTQAGSLAKTNAQTTAAKSARVATLMQDGYRRWFDGVTTTVNDASRLAAGLGKARSPADLAALQRDWLSTTQTRVTESVQGFLDVSTKIAAEITTLPAAAAPVAAAPAAPVAAPVAVAPKVDAPQPEAVEPAPVKAEAPVAAPIVEAPEPIPVPVPPPAPVEVAETAAIATAVAAEPAEVPVKEPVEAVKTETVAPTPAAPAAAPAAVKADAKPAPRRGAKPAPGKPAPKAPTSLN from the coding sequence ATGACCGCTCAGCCGACCCCCGCCAACGTCCTGACCCTGTTCACACAGGCCGGATCGCTGGCCAAGACCAATGCCCAGACCACCGCGGCCAAGTCCGCCCGTGTCGCCACCCTGATGCAGGATGGCTACCGCCGCTGGTTCGATGGCGTGACCACCACGGTCAACGACGCCAGCCGTCTGGCCGCCGGGCTGGGCAAGGCCCGCAGCCCCGCCGATCTGGCGGCGCTGCAGCGCGACTGGCTGTCCACCACCCAGACCCGCGTGACCGAGAGCGTGCAGGGCTTCCTGGACGTCTCCACCAAAATCGCCGCCGAGATCACCACCTTGCCGGCTGCCGCCGCTCCGGTGGCTGCGGCTCCGGCCGCCCCCGTGGCCGCCCCGGTGGCTGTGGCCCCCAAGGTGGACGCGCCGCAGCCGGAAGCCGTCGAGCCGGCACCGGTGAAGGCCGAGGCGCCGGTCGCCGCCCCCATCGTGGAGGCGCCCGAGCCCATTCCGGTTCCCGTCCCGCCCCCGGCCCCCGTCGAGGTTGCCGAGACAGCGGCGATCGCCACCGCCGTCGCCGCCGAACCGGCCGAGGTCCCGGTGAAGGAACCGGTCGAGGCGGTGAAGACCGAGACGGTCGCTCCGACTCCGGCCGCCCCGGCCGCCGCTCCCGCCGCGGTCAAGGCCGATGCCAAGCCTGCCCCGCGCCGCGGCGCAAAGCCTGCCCCCGGCAAGCCGGCGCCGAAGGCCCCCACCTCCCTGAACTGA
- the rpmB gene encoding 50S ribosomal protein L28: MARRCAVTNKGTQFGNNVSHANNKNRRRFQPNLQDTSLLSDSLGQLVRLRISVNAIRSIEHKGGLDAFLLDAKDDVLSLEARRLKRRIAKAQEKQQAAA; the protein is encoded by the coding sequence ATGGCACGTCGGTGCGCCGTGACCAACAAGGGCACGCAGTTTGGCAACAACGTCAGCCACGCCAACAACAAGAATCGCCGTCGCTTCCAGCCGAACCTCCAGGACACGTCGCTGCTCAGCGACAGCCTGGGGCAGCTGGTGCGTCTGCGCATCTCGGTGAACGCGATCCGCTCGATCGAGCACAAGGGCGGCCTCGATGCCTTCCTGCTCGATGCGAAGGACGACGTGCTGAGCCTGGAAGCCCGCCGCCTGAAGCGTCGCATCGCCAAGGCGCAGGAGAAGCAGCAGGCCGCGGCCTGA
- a CDS encoding regulatory protein RecX has product MNTDDKRSADVPSGRPGRKPPKRVTPQYLENAALYYLERFASSTSNLRRVLMRKVDLSAKAHGTDREEGVRWVDELLARYVRSGLLNDETYARMRTESLHRRGASTRLIAQKLAGKGIGRDEADKALDSLREDVGPDLDLSAALALAKRRRLGPYRLPEQRATHREKDMAALGRAGFGYEIARRVVDAEDPEEVLGE; this is encoded by the coding sequence ATGAACACCGACGATAAGCGCTCCGCCGATGTGCCTTCGGGCCGGCCGGGGCGAAAGCCGCCGAAACGCGTGACACCGCAGTATCTGGAGAATGCGGCGCTTTATTATCTGGAGCGATTCGCCAGCTCCACGTCGAATCTGCGCCGGGTGCTGATGCGCAAGGTCGACCTGTCCGCCAAGGCCCACGGCACCGACCGGGAGGAGGGCGTGCGCTGGGTCGACGAGCTGCTGGCCCGCTATGTCCGCAGCGGCCTGCTGAACGACGAGACCTATGCCCGCATGCGCACGGAGAGCCTGCACCGCCGCGGTGCCTCGACCCGGCTGATCGCCCAGAAGCTGGCCGGCAAGGGCATCGGCCGTGACGAGGCCGACAAGGCGCTGGACAGCCTGCGCGAGGATGTCGGCCCGGACCTTGACCTGTCGGCGGCGCTGGCGCTCGCCAAGCGCCGGCGGCTGGGCCCGTACCGGCTGCCGGAACAGCGGGCGACGCACCGCGAGAAGGACATGGCGGCGCTGGGCCGGGCCGGATTCGGCTATGAGATCGCCCGCCGGGTGGTGGATGCCGAGGATCCGGAGGAGGTGCTGGGGGAGTGA
- a CDS encoding ABC transporter permease — MTLPLPPMPRDVGSVNWIGLWTLYAREVRRFVKVHQQTVWAPVVTTLLYYAVFALSLGSAVRMVGSTPYLEFLAPGLIMMAMVQNAFANTSSSVVIAKVQGNIVDILMPPLSPMELVSGFVFGGVTRGIVVGLVTGLAIWAVIPMHMPHPGFVLFHAVMASMLLSLLGLVGGVWSEKFDNIAAVTNFVVTPLSFLSGTFYSVDTLPPVFWWVAHFDPFFYMIDGFRYGFIGTSDGSRWLGVAVMLATNAGLWWLAWRMFKTGYRLKA, encoded by the coding sequence ATGACCCTTCCCCTCCCTCCCATGCCGCGCGATGTCGGTTCCGTCAACTGGATCGGCTTGTGGACGCTCTACGCACGCGAGGTGCGGCGCTTCGTCAAGGTCCACCAGCAGACCGTCTGGGCGCCGGTTGTGACGACGCTGCTCTATTACGCGGTGTTCGCCCTGTCGCTCGGCTCGGCTGTGCGGATGGTGGGAAGCACACCCTACCTGGAATTCCTCGCCCCCGGCCTGATCATGATGGCGATGGTGCAGAACGCCTTCGCCAACACCTCCTCCTCGGTGGTGATCGCCAAGGTCCAGGGCAACATCGTCGACATCCTGATGCCGCCGCTGTCGCCGATGGAACTGGTCAGCGGCTTCGTCTTCGGCGGCGTCACCCGCGGCATCGTGGTGGGTCTGGTGACCGGGCTTGCCATCTGGGCTGTGATCCCGATGCACATGCCGCATCCGGGCTTCGTGCTGTTCCACGCCGTCATGGCGTCGATGCTGCTGTCGTTGCTGGGTCTGGTCGGCGGCGTCTGGTCGGAGAAATTCGACAACATCGCGGCGGTGACCAACTTCGTGGTGACGCCGCTGTCCTTCCTGTCCGGCACCTTCTATTCGGTCGATACCCTGCCGCCGGTCTTCTGGTGGGTCGCCCATTTCGACCCCTTCTTCTACATGATCGACGGTTTCCGCTATGGCTTCATCGGCACGTCGGACGGGTCGCGCTGGCTCGGCGTGGCCGTGATGCTGGCCACGAACGCCGGGCTGTGGTGGCTGGCCTGGCGCATGTTCA
- a CDS encoding ABC transporter permease encodes MTPLTRRRLANFKANRRGFWSFWIFLVLFVLSLGAEFIANDKPLLVRYEEQYYWPVFTAYPETIFGGEFETETDYRDPYVRDLIQAKGWMVWPPIPYSYRTINYNLPVPAPAPPSADNWLGTDDQGRDVVARLIYGFRISVLFGLVLTAFSSVVGVAAGAVQGYFGGLTDLLFQRFIEIWQGLPTLFLLIILASVVTPTFWWLLGLLLLFSWTALVHVVRAEFLRARNLDYVRAAKALGAGDLTIMVRHVLPNAMVATLTFMPFILNGSITTLTALDFLGFGLPPGSPSLGELLAQGKANLQAPWLGLTAFFVLALMLSLLIFIGEAVRDAFDPRKTIAQLSTALPGESASAAARKEAAE; translated from the coding sequence ATGACTCCGCTGACCCGGCGCCGGCTGGCCAATTTCAAGGCGAACCGCCGCGGCTTCTGGTCCTTCTGGATCTTCCTGGTGCTGTTCGTCCTCTCGCTGGGGGCGGAGTTCATCGCCAACGACAAGCCGCTGCTGGTCCGCTACGAGGAGCAGTATTACTGGCCGGTCTTCACCGCCTATCCGGAGACCATTTTCGGCGGCGAGTTCGAGACCGAGACCGACTACCGCGACCCTTATGTCCGCGACCTGATCCAGGCCAAGGGCTGGATGGTGTGGCCGCCGATCCCCTACAGCTACCGCACCATCAACTACAACCTGCCGGTCCCCGCTCCCGCCCCGCCGTCGGCCGACAACTGGCTCGGCACCGACGACCAGGGGCGCGACGTGGTGGCGCGGCTGATCTACGGCTTCCGCATCTCGGTGCTGTTCGGGCTGGTGCTGACCGCCTTCTCCTCGGTCGTCGGCGTCGCGGCCGGCGCGGTCCAGGGGTATTTCGGCGGGCTGACCGACCTGCTGTTCCAGCGTTTCATCGAGATCTGGCAGGGGCTGCCCACCCTGTTCCTGCTGATCATCCTGGCCAGCGTGGTGACGCCGACCTTCTGGTGGCTGCTGGGCCTGCTGCTGCTGTTCTCCTGGACCGCGCTCGTGCATGTGGTGCGGGCGGAGTTCCTGCGGGCGCGCAACCTCGATTACGTGCGCGCGGCCAAGGCGCTGGGCGCCGGCGACCTCACCATCATGGTGCGCCACGTCCTGCCCAACGCCATGGTGGCGACGCTGACCTTCATGCCCTTCATCCTGAACGGCTCGATCACCACCCTGACCGCGCTGGACTTCCTGGGCTTCGGCCTGCCGCCCGGCTCGCCGTCGCTGGGCGAACTGCTGGCCCAGGGCAAGGCCAACCTGCAGGCGCCCTGGCTCGGGCTGACCGCCTTCTTCGTGCTGGCACTCATGCTCAGCCTGCTGATCTTCATCGGCGAGGCGGTGCGCGACGCCTTCGACCCGCGCAAGACCATCGCCCAGCTGTCCACCGCGCTGCCGGGCGAGTCGGCATCCGCGGCGGCACGCAAGGAGGCGGCGGAGTGA
- a CDS encoding microcin C ABC transporter permease YejB, whose product MLAYIIRRLLLIIPTLFGIMVINFLIVQIAPGGPIEQMIARVQGTAVEATSRIGGSAGGDANTAQHQNQSGGDTGSKYRGAQGLDPAFIKQLEKEFGFDKPLHERFVHMMSNYIMFDFGSSYFRDRRVVDLVLEKMPVSISLGIWTTLIVYLVSIPLGIAKAVRDGQPFDVWTSGVVIVGYAIPSFLFAVLLIVVFAGGRYLDWFPLRGLVSDNWGDLPWYKQVLDYFWHMALPVFSMVIGGFAGLTMLTKNSFMEEIGKQYVTTARAKGLTESRVLYGHVFRNAMLIVIAGFPGAFIGILFTGAMLIEVIFSLDGLGLLGFEAAINRDYPVMFGTLYFFTLLGLIMNLVGDITYVMVDPRIDFDSRRV is encoded by the coding sequence ATGCTGGCATACATCATCCGCCGCCTGTTGCTGATCATCCCGACCCTGTTCGGGATCATGGTGATCAATTTCCTGATCGTGCAGATCGCCCCCGGCGGCCCGATCGAGCAGATGATCGCCCGCGTCCAGGGCACCGCGGTGGAGGCGACGTCGCGCATCGGCGGCTCCGCCGGCGGCGACGCCAACACCGCCCAGCACCAGAACCAGTCCGGTGGCGACACCGGCAGCAAGTACCGCGGCGCCCAGGGGCTTGATCCCGCCTTCATCAAGCAGCTGGAGAAGGAGTTCGGCTTCGACAAGCCGCTGCACGAACGCTTCGTCCACATGATGTCGAACTACATCATGTTCGATTTCGGCAGCAGCTACTTCCGGGATCGCCGCGTGGTCGATCTGGTGCTGGAGAAGATGCCGGTGTCGATCTCGCTCGGCATCTGGACGACGCTGATCGTCTATCTCGTCTCCATCCCGCTCGGCATCGCCAAGGCGGTGCGCGACGGCCAGCCCTTCGACGTCTGGACCTCCGGCGTGGTCATCGTCGGCTATGCGATCCCCAGCTTCCTGTTCGCGGTGCTGCTGATCGTGGTGTTCGCAGGCGGCCGCTATCTCGACTGGTTCCCCTTGCGCGGGCTGGTATCCGACAATTGGGGCGACCTGCCCTGGTACAAACAGGTGCTCGACTATTTCTGGCACATGGCTCTGCCGGTATTCTCCATGGTGATCGGCGGCTTCGCCGGCCTGACCATGCTGACCAAGAATTCCTTCATGGAGGAGATCGGCAAGCAGTATGTCACCACCGCGCGGGCCAAGGGGCTGACCGAAAGCCGCGTGCTGTACGGCCATGTCTTCCGCAACGCCATGCTGATCGTCATCGCCGGCTTCCCCGGCGCCTTCATCGGCATCCTGTTCACCGGCGCCATGCTGATCGAGGTGATCTTCTCGCTCGACGGGCTGGGTCTGCTCGGGTTCGAGGCGGCGATCAACCGCGACTATCCGGTGATGTTCGGCACCCTCTATTTCTTCACGCTGCTGGGGCTGATCATGAATCTGGTCGGCGACATCACCTATGTGATGGTCGATCCCCGCATCGACTTCGACTCGCGGAGGGTGTGA
- the meaB gene encoding methylmalonyl Co-A mutase-associated GTPase MeaB yields the protein MTDTAPPDAARLAEAVRSGDRRALARAITLIESTRADHRATAEALLAALLPHTGNSVRLGISGVPGVGKSTFIEAFGLHVIGLGHKVAVLAVDPSSQRTGGSILGDKTRMVDLSREPDAFIRPSPAGATLGGVARRTREAMLICEAAGFDVIIVETVGVGQSETAVADMVDLFMLLLLPAGGDELQGIKKGIVELADLVVVNKADGDLAATARHTVADYRHALTLLRHGDWRVPVLSCSAVRKDGIAAIWTTIGEHKALTEGNGARAIRRAEQARAWLWSEIRETLIDRFRAHPAVRADLARLEAEVTAGTTIPAAAAHLLLGRFLDRPGSA from the coding sequence ATGACCGACACCGCCCCGCCGGACGCCGCCCGCCTCGCTGAAGCCGTCCGGTCGGGCGACCGGCGGGCGCTGGCCCGGGCGATCACGCTGATCGAATCGACCCGCGCCGACCATCGCGCCACCGCCGAGGCGCTGCTGGCGGCGCTGTTGCCCCACACCGGCAATTCGGTGCGACTCGGGATTTCCGGCGTGCCGGGGGTGGGCAAATCGACCTTCATCGAGGCGTTCGGGCTGCATGTCATCGGGCTCGGGCACAAGGTCGCGGTGCTGGCGGTCGATCCGTCGTCGCAGCGCACCGGCGGCTCGATCCTGGGCGACAAGACCCGCATGGTCGATCTGTCGCGCGAGCCGGACGCCTTCATCCGCCCCTCGCCCGCCGGGGCGACGCTGGGCGGGGTGGCCCGCCGCACCCGCGAGGCGATGCTGATCTGCGAGGCCGCCGGCTTCGACGTCATCATCGTCGAGACGGTGGGCGTCGGCCAGTCGGAAACCGCGGTCGCCGACATGGTCGACCTGTTCATGCTGCTGCTGCTGCCGGCCGGCGGCGACGAGCTGCAGGGCATCAAGAAGGGCATCGTCGAGCTGGCCGACCTCGTCGTCGTCAACAAGGCCGATGGCGATCTCGCCGCCACCGCCCGCCACACCGTGGCCGACTACCGCCACGCCCTGACCCTGCTGCGTCATGGCGACTGGCGGGTGCCGGTGCTCAGTTGCTCCGCCGTGCGCAAGGACGGCATCGCCGCCATCTGGACCACCATCGGCGAGCACAAGGCCCTGACCGAGGGCAACGGCGCCCGTGCCATCCGGCGGGCGGAGCAGGCCCGCGCCTGGCTGTGGAGCGAGATCCGCGAGACGCTGATCGACCGCTTCCGCGCCCACCCGGCGGTGCGCGCCGACCTGGCGCGTCTGGAGGCGGAGGTGACCGCCGGCACCACCATCCCGGCCGCCGCCGCCCATCTCCTGCTGGGACGCTTCCTCGACCGGCCGGGAAGCGCATAA